The following nucleotide sequence is from Stigmatopora nigra isolate UIUO_SnigA chromosome 20, RoL_Snig_1.1, whole genome shotgun sequence.
ccgGCGGACATTCCCGAACCAGGGCAGGTTTGGAACGAAAAAATcatgagttcaccctttgatttctttctccatgaagtgtgataatttgaatgagtattatcactgcggtagtgTTGAGTCGGGGACTCCACTGGGAATGTTGAGGCGGGGTGGCCACAGGAGTGTTGAAGTAGGGACTCCATTGAGTGTTGAGTTAGGGACTCCGCTTGGTgtgatttgaaatattttgtgaatcaagaagtattgagatcaatttcggcaaatttagaatataattgttgtttaaactattaagtaagtgattaaaatGGGTTGGAGAGCGACAAGTGAGGTGGGTCTGTTgccagactgcaggatggagaTCAGAGGTTTACCGGATGTGGGGTATGTGCGGATgcgtagtgtgtgtgtgtgtgtgtgtgtgtgtgtgtgtgtgtgtgcgggggGGTAGCCTGTGTCTCCCGCGATGGGTGGAGAGGCATGGTTTCTGTCCCAGGTTGAAGGACGTGGAAGGGTTGATGAACgttgaagaaaatatttttggtaagtgaatagaaaagattttgttaagtgaatagaaaatattttttggtaagtgaatagtaAAGAGTTTTGTAAGCATGAAGAAATTAGAAAAGATTATTGCAAGCACATTGAAAAGAAAGTGTAGGAAAAGCAGCTGAAGGTGTGACAGAGATTGTGACAGaaagagaggcagagagagaatgaaaaaaacaaacacaaagacaGTGCACGATAGGGAATTctaaataatcatttatttatagtaATAATGTCACCCAAATTGTACCTGGctggtttaaataaaaataattgacagTTTTGTCCTGAGCGggtgaaatatgctttggcgTGGGTCATATTAATAACTGTTagaatattaatgatattaCGGATTACATAAGCATCGAACAATTGATTTCAACCAAATTCCGTTGAACTATTTCCTTTGGGAATGATTATTGCTGACAGGACAGCTaatttgcagaccactgatgtctgattaggAGTGTGTCCATCTGCCTTCTTgagtttttgattggctggccaccgagatATAATCCATCGGTTAGATATCTAGGCGGAAAaggattttgaaatttgaaatcgaTTCATGAAATCGCCAATAAACCTATTTTAAGGGTCGGTGGTGACAAATtatgggaaaaatattttgtcaaatgaaaaattttgatgaaaatgcagcattgaaaaagaaaaaaaaaagctttaaggaaatgcattgaatttgggttagcagaGGGAGACATCTTCTCCAGGTGGTGCCTTAAAGTGGGAACGTCCCACATGCTGACCAACCAACAGACGTGAAAATAGCCGAGAGGGGGATGTGGATCaaccttttgcactgtaagaaggttctctcagttgaaaacTTTGAGTAGACATGTGAGACTTTCTGACGtaatgataggttcataaataattacccttccgatgtaattatcaatcactgcaggcaacGAGTAACATGCAAAGCGCTGTGACCGgggatccggttccacaacgggGATGGCTTGACTAgttcctctcgggctcatggacacagacaCTTTTGAAAGCTTTGATACCATTTGTAACTCTTATTGCTCTCatgcttgttatcctaacctgttgtttaccctgcttctcagctttgatcaAATGTACCATTAATGCCTCATTTGAAcataccatgattgttgaaaaccagctaatgctaactcatatacacatacaaccATCCACACACCAATCTGATCCTGATTAATGTCTTTCCTtttctgagacaccagaccaTGAGGCCATCGTCCCAGgcgggaggtcaagggagcaaTTTTCCATCAACTGAGAGAGGGATCTCGCCCCCTTCTGGttggtctaaactccagttcgaagtaatttgtgaagaattttgttcaaaagtagtgTCGCTAACAAACGAAGTTCTGATGCTTTTATACTCAAAACAGGAGAGAATTGTAAGATCCCATTAAGTTAAAAAGACAAAGTCGcttggcaattgcttgttcatactgtatcagtttttgtaagtatagaatcaatgttgtcatggagacttgccactgattaaaCAGACTTTGCACAAAACTGAGGATAAAAATGGGTTGTCTCCCATGTGGGTTcttgtatacattttaaattttcccTGGTGTTAAAATGTTTTACCAAACTGAACATGACGTTTTTTCTACCTGTGTGGATTCTTGTGTGAAGATTAAAGTGATCCTCCcgtgttgatttttttaccacaaactgagcatgaaaatgttttttcaccaatgTGCGTTCTTGCATGAGTAATTCTGTTTTCCTTCTGTgtaaatgtttgaccacaaactgagcatgaaaatggtgtCTCCCATGTCGGttcttgtttacattttaaattttcccttgtgtgaaaatgttttaccacaaactgaacacgaaaatgtttctACCTATGGATTCTTGTGTGAAGATTTAAGTGATCCTTccgtgtaaatgttttaccacaaactgaacacgaaaatgttttttcaccagtgtgggttcttgcatgactaattaagtgtcccttctgtgtgaatgtttgaccacaaactgagcatgaaaatggtttttctccAGAGTGGGTTCTTGTATGTCTTTGTAAATCGTGCTTTCTAGAACaggctttaccgcaaactgaacacaaaaatggcttttcaccggtgtgtgttcttgcatgaataATTAAGCTTCCTTTCcatgtgaatctttgaccacaaactgtacaTGAAAATGGTGTGTCACCTgtatgggttcttgtgtgtctattAAATattcccttgtgtgtaaatgttttaccacaaaatgTACATGATAAGGTTTTCTCCCCAATATGGCTCCAcatatgtcttttcaaatgtgcctttttcccaaaggttttcccacactgaaagcatttgcagagtttgtcgtcactgggatttttcttaacatcTTCAACATCATGATTGTCAAAAAGCAAGTCGTcgtcatctgataaaggagcaattaaaatttctgctcgccatccttctacTGAGCTGCCGCCCAGAAGCTCCGCACCTTTGTTGGCCATGGCCaaatcatcttcactcttgaaaggctcgccagttgaccatttgacacaatcctcatttttaattggatgtttttcttctcttttgcactgttgatggaactctggctcctcctctttgatttgtaACCAAGTTGAGGCCATTTTAGGCTCCACACCTGTGCTGGCCCCGCCCAAATCATCTTGCCACATCAAGGCCTCACCAGGCGACCAGGTGACACCATCTTCCTTCTtttggattggaagttgctcttctctcatttgttgctgagggaactctggttcttcctctttgatttgggggagctttTTAAGGCCAACAGAATTTTGCCCATCAGGAATAAGATTttccctgaaacctgcaaaggaaAAAAGATACTATGTATCACTACATATAGttgaaaatgggattttttttctctaacttTTATAAGATTATTATCACGGCGTGGTTATTTCACAAAAatatatgccagaaaatgtACGTTTTAGGTTTGACCCAGTCATTCAGTACACAATTTAAAGATGAAATAGTGTTAACATTCAGATTAtgtgaatatttaaaatattttatcctTCTCAGTTATTGTTATTCATCACATAcacctccaaaattattcctaAATCGAAATATTGACTGTCCTAATGTCACCAAACAGATTCCGGTTCGagtgatgtaaaaataaagaatgtaAAGTTTTTAATCGGATATTTATGAGCAGGTAAATGGTTCtaaccagtgtgggttcttctGTGTATTTCCTTCATTGTAAATGTTTGACTGACAAACTAAGCATGGAAATGCTCTTttaccagtgtgtgttcttgtgtgggtgTTCTTTTTGATAAAAGGCTTTACTACTAACtgagcacgaaaatgtttttagtGCCAGTGTGGCTCCTTGTGTCTTTTCAAATTagactttttcccaaaggtTGTCCCACACAGAGCATTTGCAGCCACTGGGATATTTCTTAAGACCATCATCGTCATGAAGCACTTTGTCACCATCTGGGGGAGGAACAATGACATTGTCTGCTTGCATTCCTTCTGCAGAGCTGCAGTTCACAGTCTGCAGATTGTCTTCCCTCCTGAATGGCTCACCACTTGACCCGGAGACATTTTGCTCGTCCTTTTTTATTGGAGATTGCTCTTCTCTCTTGTActgttgttgagggaactctggctcctcctctttaattaggGGCCAAGCTGAGGcatttgcaggctccgccccttcgctggccacgcccagatcttCCCTTTTCACGGACACACATgatgaccaggtgaaatgatcttcctcctttttgattggaagttgctcatctctcattttttgttgagGGAACCCTGTAAATACACAAAGATAAATTAACATTTCCCAATTCAAATGACTGAATTCCTTGTTCACAGGAATGAAACCAAACAGAAGAGAGCGCCATTAATTCAATTCGTCACCTTGCATTACATACCACTCTAGTATTCTATCAACACCAAAATGCgtttaaggcttttttgggtgtatttttacaaagaaaatgaaaagtggGGAGTAAAGTATCTTCACATGTGATGGTAGGCCCTTTAAAATTGCCCAAATCTTTTTTTGAGCTTTCTAAAACATTCTTTTATAAGATTTTAATTCAGTTACAgtggcacctctacatacgaacttaattcgttccaggactgagctcgtatataaatcttctcgtaactcgaacaaaccttttccattgaaatgaactaaaaacaaattaatttgttccaaccctctaaaaaaaacacctaaaactagatagtgttccctcggttattgcggttaatcgggaccgggaccacccgcgatgagtgaatttccgtgaagtagggattccccttcaaaagtgcttaatttgaatttaatttaaaaaaaattacccccctgtgtacagtacacca
It contains:
- the LOC144213394 gene encoding uncharacterized protein LOC144213394: MASAPEFACAKRPAKFHDENSTLCKVVHAKVVLHRLEGFPQQKMRDEQLPIKKEEDHFTWSSCVSVKREDLGVASEGAEPANASAWPLIKEEEPEFPQQQYKREEQSPIKKDEQNVSGSSGFRENLIPDGQNSVGLKKLPQIKEEEPEFPQQQMREEQLPIQKKEDGVTWSPGEALMWQDDLGGASTGVEPKMASTWLQIKEEEPEFHQQCKREEKHPIKNEDCVKWSTGEPFKSEDDLAMANKGAELLGGSSVEGWRAEILIAPLSDDDDLLFDNHDVEDVKKNPSDDKLCKCFQCGKTFGKKAHLKRHMWSHIGEKTLSCTFCGKTFTHKGIFNRHTRTHTGDTPFSCTVCGQRFTWKGSLIIHARTHTGEKPFLCSVCGKACSRKHDLQRHTRTHSGEKPFSCSVCGQTFTQKGHLISHARTHTGEKTFSCSVCGKTFTRKDHLNLHTRIHR